Proteins encoded in a region of the Candidatus Zixiibacteriota bacterium genome:
- a CDS encoding FKBP-type peptidyl-prolyl cis-trans isomerase yields the protein MRALIAILSALILMLIIGCGGAEYVSPEPEKPAVPFEAARPAGNITYSTGDTVTTESGLKYVDVVVGLGLSPEKGQTCIMHYTGWLTDGTKFDSSRDREQPFEFPIGFGRVIRGWEEGIASMKVGGRRMLIIPSNLGYGSQGAPPAIPPNATIIFDVALLGLK from the coding sequence ATGAGAGCACTGATCGCGATACTGTCAGCACTAATTTTGATGCTGATCATCGGATGTGGTGGTGCAGAGTATGTATCCCCGGAACCGGAGAAGCCTGCCGTGCCGTTTGAAGCCGCTCGTCCTGCCGGGAATATCACCTACTCGACCGGTGACACAGTCACGACTGAAAGCGGACTGAAGTACGTGGATGTCGTTGTCGGTCTCGGATTGTCTCCTGAGAAAGGTCAGACATGCATCATGCACTATACCGGATGGCTTACTGACGGCACCAAATTTGATTCATCTCGCGACAGAGAGCAGCCGTTTGAGTTTCCGATCGGATTCGGCCGAGTGATCAGGGGATGGGAAGAAGGCATTGCATCGATGAAAGTCGGTGGTCGCAGAATGCTGATAATCCCTTCGAACCTCGGCTACGGTTCACAGGGTGCTCCACCAGCAATTCCGCCGAATGCGACGATTATCTTCGATGTCGCGCTGCTTGGGCTGAAATGA
- a CDS encoding zinc ribbon domain-containing protein yields the protein MPMFEFKCSKCGHDFEELVFSSTPYSARCPKCDSPEVEKKISAFSSGGSPKTGGGCNPFG from the coding sequence ATGCCGATGTTTGAGTTCAAATGCAGCAAATGCGGGCATGATTTCGAGGAGCTTGTGTTCTCAAGCACGCCGTATAGTGCACGTTGCCCGAAGTGTGATTCACCTGAAGTCGAAAAGAAAATTTCAGCATTCTCTTCCGGTGGATCTCCGAAAACCGGAGGAGGTTGCAATCCATTCGGCTGA
- a CDS encoding purine-nucleoside phosphorylase, with amino-acid sequence MSELMNQIERSVADIRKQTDFTAEVGIILGTGLGTLADRIDESASVSYEDISHFPVSTVEFHAGRLIFGQLAGKKVIAMQGRFHVYEGYTIQQVSYPVRVLRALGVKTLVVSNASGGLNPQFELGEIVLITDHINLLGGSPLIGVNHDNIGSRFPDMFNCYDKDLARLAEDCARDEKIKLSKGIYAAVTGPNLETAAEYRYLRIIGADVVGMSTVPEVIAARHQGTRVLGFSIVTDMGVPDAMKAVSVDEILGTAREAEPNLTRLIESVVRRID; translated from the coding sequence ATGAGCGAACTGATGAACCAGATAGAGCGCAGCGTTGCGGATATAAGGAAGCAGACCGATTTCACGGCGGAAGTCGGAATTATACTCGGCACCGGACTCGGCACTCTTGCCGACAGAATTGATGAATCTGCATCCGTATCGTATGAGGACATCAGCCATTTTCCGGTTTCGACCGTGGAATTTCATGCAGGCAGGCTGATTTTCGGGCAGCTCGCAGGCAAGAAGGTCATCGCCATGCAGGGCAGATTTCACGTTTATGAAGGCTATACAATCCAGCAGGTTTCATATCCCGTCCGTGTGCTGAGAGCTCTTGGCGTCAAGACGCTGGTCGTCTCCAATGCAAGCGGCGGTCTTAACCCGCAGTTCGAACTTGGCGAGATCGTCCTGATAACCGATCACATAAACCTTCTAGGTGGCAGTCCGCTGATAGGCGTGAATCATGACAACATAGGGAGCCGCTTTCCGGATATGTTCAACTGCTACGATAAGGATCTTGCAAGATTGGCCGAAGATTGTGCGAGAGACGAGAAAATAAAGCTGAGCAAAGGCATCTACGCGGCAGTGACGGGACCGAACTTAGAGACCGCTGCCGAGTATAGATATTTGAGAATCATCGGGGCTGATGTTGTCGGCATGTCCACGGTTCCGGAGGTGATTGCAGCTCGGCACCAGGGAACGAGAGTACTTGGTTTTTCGATTGTAACCGACATGGGTGTTCCTGATGCGATGAAGGCTGTGAGCGTCGATGAAATACTGGGAACAGCCAGGGAAGCTGAACCAAACTTGACACGGCTCATAGAGTCGGTGGTCAGGAGAATAGACTGA
- a CDS encoding thioredoxin family protein, with protein sequence MKQPLATFIILGLLLMIHSCGESSDTAKTSEQSSVTTADNPENRAPKLKIGEPEVRDYIKWYDYDEGIEKLTGTTKYGILYFDTTDCGPCRWMEDSLFSIPEIIKAVNKDFIAIKVQTGRNDTLHYQGRAFAESYLRKIFLLSGYPTTIFIEGATNQMVGGQASIMYPDRMLNMMSYMTSKAYKSMKFDEYVEFKEEQQSE encoded by the coding sequence ATGAAACAACCACTCGCGACATTCATAATTCTCGGTCTTCTGCTCATGATTCATTCATGTGGAGAGAGTTCTGATACTGCAAAGACGAGTGAACAGAGTTCGGTGACTACTGCCGACAATCCTGAGAATCGAGCACCGAAGCTCAAAATCGGGGAACCTGAAGTTCGCGATTATATCAAATGGTATGACTACGATGAGGGAATCGAGAAGCTTACCGGAACGACTAAGTACGGGATACTCTACTTCGATACCACAGACTGCGGTCCGTGTCGATGGATGGAAGATTCTTTGTTCAGCATTCCCGAGATCATAAAGGCCGTCAACAAAGATTTCATTGCAATCAAAGTACAAACGGGACGCAATGATACACTCCACTATCAAGGACGAGCCTTCGCCGAATCCTATCTCAGGAAAATATTCCTGCTGTCCGGATATCCGACCACAATCTTTATAGAGGGAGCAACCAACCAAATGGTAGGTGGTCAGGCGAGCATCATGTATCCGGACCGTATGCTCAATATGATGAGCTACATGACTTCCAAGGCCTACAAGTCAATGAAGTTTGACGAGTATGTGGAGTTCAAGGAAGAACAGCAATCAGAATAA
- a CDS encoding YggS family pyridoxal phosphate-dependent enzyme yields MPYQRYWIIFIGFMVAYDELMENVARIRCDIAECLEKVGRTGSTVTIIAVTKKFPAEAVDAAVAAGLTDIGESRVQESATKKPAVKASCRWHLIGHLQKNKIGKAIELYDMIQSVDSYELAEAINAKATTPVDILLQVDSSGEETKFGIDPDDVMQMVDNIGKLDNLRLRGLMTIGPLTEDETRIRHSFRLTKALFDKVKENALSNVEMSYLSMGMSGDYQIAVEEGSNMVRIGTSLFGSRA; encoded by the coding sequence TTGCCATACCAGCGCTATTGGATTATTTTCATAGGCTTCATGGTCGCGTATGATGAACTGATGGAGAATGTCGCGCGGATACGGTGCGACATCGCTGAATGCCTGGAGAAGGTCGGCAGGACGGGGTCAACTGTGACTATCATTGCCGTCACTAAGAAGTTTCCAGCTGAGGCGGTCGATGCAGCTGTAGCGGCCGGTTTGACCGACATCGGGGAGAGCAGAGTGCAGGAGAGCGCGACCAAGAAACCGGCTGTGAAAGCCTCCTGCAGATGGCACTTGATAGGTCATTTGCAGAAAAACAAGATAGGCAAGGCGATAGAATTGTACGATATGATACAATCTGTGGATTCATACGAACTTGCGGAAGCCATTAATGCTAAGGCTACAACACCGGTAGACATTCTGTTGCAGGTTGACTCCTCAGGCGAAGAGACCAAATTCGGGATCGATCCTGATGATGTGATGCAAATGGTTGACAACATCGGGAAACTGGATAATCTGCGACTCAGGGGATTGATGACAATCGGGCCGCTCACTGAAGATGAGACAAGGATAAGGCATAGTTTCAGGCTCACGAAGGCACTGTTCGACAAAGTCAAAGAGAATGCATTGTCCAATGTCGAAATGTCGTACCTATCGATGGGAATGAGCGGGGACTATCAGATCGCCGTTGAGGAAGGCAGCAATATGGTCAGGATAGGAACTTCACTTTTCGGATCGAGAGCTTGA